The following are encoded together in the Candidatus Latescibacterota bacterium genome:
- a CDS encoding aminopeptidase: MDKALMESAVIAVRDCLKVTEGEQFLVVTDTKLTEIGRALVEAGRSLGAISTFLEMMPLSRNGEEPPELVSRAMLYADAVLAPASTSLTHTDARRNACANGARVATMPGITVDTMVRGLNADYYAIADRTRRLTDLLTATDVARVTTAAGTDITIPINGIKAIASTGLIHEPGSFGNLPSGEAYLMPVEGATEGTFVVDGSMAGIGDLAGKIPITIKVEKGHATEITGGPEADLLRSKLEPLGKQAFNAAELGIGTNDAARIIGNILEDEKVMGTIHIALGNNVSMGGTVNVGIHLDGIVKDPTVTFDGKTIMENGKLLVD; encoded by the coding sequence ATGGACAAGGCATTGATGGAGTCGGCTGTAATAGCTGTCAGGGACTGTTTGAAGGTGACCGAGGGTGAACAGTTTCTCGTCGTAACGGATACAAAGCTCACTGAGATCGGCAGGGCGCTCGTCGAGGCGGGACGTTCACTCGGTGCGATATCGACTTTCCTGGAGATGATGCCGCTGAGTCGCAATGGAGAGGAACCGCCCGAGCTGGTCTCCCGGGCGATGCTTTACGCCGATGCGGTACTGGCGCCCGCATCCACATCGCTGACCCATACCGACGCAAGGAGAAATGCCTGCGCGAACGGGGCCCGCGTGGCTACCATGCCCGGCATAACTGTCGATACCATGGTCAGGGGATTGAACGCCGACTACTACGCTATAGCTGACAGGACCAGGAGGCTGACCGACCTTCTCACCGCAACTGATGTAGCACGCGTTACCACCGCCGCGGGAACGGACATCACGATCCCGATCAATGGAATTAAAGCTATCGCTTCTACAGGCCTCATTCACGAACCCGGCTCATTCGGCAACCTGCCATCAGGTGAGGCCTATCTGATGCCGGTAGAAGGCGCGACAGAAGGGACCTTCGTAGTCGACGGGTCGATGGCGGGGATCGGCGACCTGGCCGGCAAGATCCCCATCACTATCAAGGTCGAGAAGGGTCATGCCACGGAGATCACCGGCGGCCCGGAGGCGGACCTGCTGAGATCCAAACTGGAGCCGCTTGGGAAGCAGGCATTCAATGCCGCCGAACTCGGAATAGGCACAAATGACGCAGCCAGGATCATCGGTAACATCCTTGAGGACGAAAAAGTGATGGGAACGATCCATATCGCCCTCGGAAACAACGTCTCTATGGGTGGGACTGTCAATGTGGGCATCCATCTGGACGGGATAGTCAAAGATCCCACCGTCACTTTCGACGGAAAGACGATAATGGAGAACGGAAAACTTCTGGTAGATTGA
- a CDS encoding RluA family pseudouridine synthase, giving the protein MTDHMIDVEWDGARLDRFVRSIFPGMPFHAAQALIRKRKILLNGKKATGTDKLKTGDIVKVDESVKSIKPHKDGGMHNSTDIRKRFGSIGKEIPVLYEDDSILVIDKPSGLVVQPGNESQLGSLLDLLEYYRLEHSAENRTTFRHTPVHRLDRGTSGVLIVAKTRQEARILSREFAAGSIEKIYLAIVEGRPEKKSGRIENPLKTSKDKISDTALSKSGKRAVTDFRILREMPKDRSLLEIRIGTGRTHQIRAHMASIGHPVAGDRQYGSTKGQGSSRLLLHSWKTIFDHPEKGRIELTAPEPTDFRQ; this is encoded by the coding sequence ATGACAGACCACATGATCGACGTAGAATGGGACGGCGCGAGGCTCGACAGGTTCGTACGTTCCATATTTCCCGGAATGCCGTTCCATGCGGCCCAGGCACTCATCAGAAAACGGAAGATCCTCCTGAACGGGAAAAAGGCAACTGGCACGGACAAACTGAAAACGGGCGATATCGTCAAGGTGGACGAGTCAGTAAAAAGCATAAAACCACATAAAGATGGCGGGATGCATAATTCCACGGACATCCGAAAAAGATTCGGCTCTATAGGAAAGGAGATCCCGGTACTGTATGAGGACGATTCTATCCTGGTAATCGACAAGCCTTCCGGCCTTGTAGTCCAGCCAGGGAACGAAAGTCAGCTGGGCTCGCTCCTTGATCTTCTCGAATACTATCGACTTGAGCATTCGGCAGAGAATCGAACGACCTTCCGGCACACTCCGGTACACAGACTGGACAGGGGAACGAGCGGTGTGCTTATTGTAGCGAAAACGAGACAGGAGGCAAGGATCCTGAGCCGGGAGTTCGCGGCAGGATCGATCGAGAAAATCTACCTGGCCATCGTCGAAGGAAGGCCCGAAAAAAAATCGGGCAGGATAGAAAATCCGTTGAAAACCTCAAAAGATAAAATATCTGATACCGCGTTATCGAAATCGGGGAAAAGAGCCGTCACCGATTTCAGGATTCTCAGAGAGATGCCGAAGGACCGTTCCCTTCTTGAGATAAGGATCGGAACCGGCCGCACCCACCAGATAAGGGCACACATGGCCTCTATCGGGCATCCCGTGGCCGGCGACAGGCAGTACGGCAGCACAAAAGGCCAGGGCAGTTCCAGATTGTTGCTTCACTCCTGGAAGACCATCTTCGATCATCCTGAAAAAGGCCGGATCGAACTTACCGCTCCCGAACCAACCGATTTCAGGCAATAA
- a CDS encoding LemA family protein — MMIFLIVVIIVVVMVTGLYNTLVKLKKRCENGWAQIDVQLKRRYDLIPNLVETAKGYMKHEREVLENVTKARQQAIDATNIKDQAAAENMLTSTLKSLFAVAESYPDLKANTNMLAVQEELVSTENKISFARQHFNDTVMAYNTRIELFPSNIIAGMFNFAERDFFELDNEMEKEVPKVSFE, encoded by the coding sequence ATGATGATTTTCCTGATAGTAGTGATTATTGTAGTAGTGATGGTGACAGGGTTGTACAACACCCTTGTAAAGTTGAAAAAGAGATGTGAAAACGGCTGGGCCCAGATCGATGTTCAGCTCAAGAGGCGTTATGACCTGATCCCGAATCTCGTGGAGACGGCCAAGGGATATATGAAGCATGAGAGAGAAGTGCTTGAAAATGTCACGAAAGCAAGGCAGCAGGCGATTGACGCTACGAACATAAAGGATCAGGCGGCTGCCGAGAATATGCTTACCAGCACATTGAAGTCTCTGTTCGCTGTCGCCGAGAGCTATCCCGATCTGAAGGCCAACACAAACATGCTTGCTGTACAGGAGGAGCTTGTCTCCACTGAGAACAAGATCTCCTTCGCGAGGCAGCATTTCAACGATACCGTGATGGCTTATAATACGAGGATAGAGTTGTTCCCTTCGAACATAATTGCGGGGATGTTCAATTTCGCTGAACGTGATTTCTTTGAACTCGATAATGAAATGGAAAAGGAAGTCCCGAAGGTGAGTTTCGAGTAG
- a CDS encoding M48 family metallopeptidase, which produces MMYDRIAANRRNSIILVFGVMTFLITLGYFLGEYYGSGYFGIGLAVVVGSVSALVSYFGGRGVILRISRAGKIEKKDHPQLFNVVDELAIASGLPMPDIYVIQDSAPNAFATGRDPGHAAVAITTGLLEKLDRDELQGVMAHELSHVQNRDILFSMMVGVMVGSIALLSDFFLRSVFWGGGRKRSKNKGGSVPIMIIALILAILAPIFARIMQMAVSRQREYLADASAAQMTRYPNGLASALKKIAEDPEVLEVANRATQHLYIVNPIKPFEKRAKSLFSTHPPIEERISRLMDM; this is translated from the coding sequence ATGATGTACGACAGGATAGCGGCGAACAGGAGGAATTCGATAATACTCGTGTTCGGTGTGATGACATTCCTTATTACCCTCGGCTATTTTCTGGGTGAATACTATGGCAGCGGGTATTTCGGGATCGGCCTGGCTGTCGTGGTGGGATCTGTGAGCGCGCTTGTCAGCTACTTTGGTGGAAGAGGAGTGATCCTGAGGATCAGCAGGGCGGGGAAGATCGAGAAAAAAGATCATCCACAGCTTTTCAACGTTGTAGATGAACTGGCCATCGCTTCCGGACTGCCTATGCCCGATATATATGTCATCCAGGACAGCGCTCCGAACGCTTTCGCCACGGGCAGGGATCCCGGGCATGCGGCGGTGGCGATCACTACAGGACTTCTCGAAAAACTGGACCGGGACGAGTTGCAGGGAGTGATGGCTCATGAACTGTCGCATGTGCAGAACAGGGATATACTCTTTTCGATGATGGTCGGTGTAATGGTCGGTTCCATAGCCCTGTTAAGCGATTTTTTCCTGAGGAGTGTATTCTGGGGTGGAGGAAGGAAGAGAAGCAAGAACAAGGGGGGCAGCGTTCCGATAATGATCATCGCCCTGATTCTGGCTATACTTGCGCCGATCTTCGCCAGGATCATGCAGATGGCCGTGTCGAGGCAGAGAGAGTATCTGGCCGATGCTTCAGCGGCGCAGATGACCCGTTATCCAAACGGGCTTGCTTCTGCCCTGAAGAAGATCGCGGAAGACCCGGAAGTACTTGAAGTGGCCAACAGAGCGACACAACATCTTTATATCGTCAACCCCATCAAGCCTTTTGAAAAAAGGGCGAAATCGCTGTTCAGCACTCATCCTCCCATCGAGGAGAGAATATCGAGACTGATGGATATGTAA